DNA sequence from the Marinilongibacter aquaticus genome:
GTAAGTATTGGCGTTTCAACCTCGATAAATTCTTCTTGATCCAATACGTCGCGGATCATTTTTATCACCTTGTGCCTGTTGATAATGGCTCTGCGGTTTTCGGCACTGCGGTGATCCAGAAATTTATATTTGAAACGTACGTTTTCGTTTGTCTTGTCTGCTCTTTTTATTTCAAAAGGCAAGGTTTTGGCTGCATTCAGCACATCCAATGCCAAGGCATTGAGTTCGAGTTCACCTGTTTTAATTCCGGCATTGAAATCGTCTTCCGCACGTTTGATAATTGTGCCCTTGGTCATTATAACCGACTCGGGTTTCAAACGCGAAAGGTCGTCGAGGTGCGGAAATTGCTGTCGATCCAAACGGATTTGCAACACTTCGTAGGAATTGTCACGCAAATCGACAAACACCAGATCGCCGTGATCACGCACACTGGCCACCCAGCCAGCCACAACCACTTCTTGGCCTAAAAGTGCCTCGGTAATCTCGTCGTTTGCATGGGTGCGGTACTGGTCTTTCACCACGATTTCGGTGAAACGGCTTGGCATTTCTTCCTCTTGCTCTTTCCGGCTTTGCTTTTCGCCAATCGTTTCTTTTTGATCGCTTTGTGAGGTTTGTTGAGTTCCGCTCAGTTGGGCCAAAATTTTCTCACGAATGAGTTTTCCAGAAGCTCCTTTACCAATGACTTGCAACACTTTGCCCACCAAAATACCTGCTTTCCCTTGGTTGCCCGATTTTATTTCTTCGGCAATGGTCTTGTTTTGAGCAATTACGTCAGCTATCGTATGATCGATTTTACTGTCGTCGATGCTGTGGTCGGCGAAAAAGGCTTTGTAATCGAAATCGGCATCTTGCAACCATTGCTCAATCGCTTGCTGCAATAGAATAACCGTTATTTTTTCGGCTTTCAAGGCGGCAAACATTTCGGCCAAATCCGAAGCTTTGCTTACTTTTTCGTAATCCTCGGCCTTTAAGTTGTTGAGTAATGTTTTGGCCACAAATAGGGTGTCGTCCACTTTTTCATTGATGGCCAAGAAAAGGGAAGAGCGTGCTGGGTCGGAGGTAAAGAACTTGGCATCCTGAGGGCGAACACCGCCCTTTATCAAATTGGATTCAATGGCAAAAGGCAGAAGCTTTTCGTCGATTTGAATCTGCACCACTTCTTCTTTTATATCCACAAAAGGAATATCGGGCTCAACCGCATAGCGATAGTCGGCGGCGAACTCTTTCTTCCGCATGGTTTTGGTTTGCTTCAAAGCCTCGTCAAAGAGTACGGTCGTTTGGTCGGGTCTGAAATCACCGTGTTCTTGAAAGTAAGCCAGCTGTTTGCTGATTTCCTCACAAAGGGCTTCGACCATAAACTTGAACGAGTTCAGGTTTTTGATCTCTGTTCTGGGGTTCAGATCGCTGCTTCCTGCCTTGCGAAGCGAAACAGACACATCCGATTTGAATTCGCCCTTTTCTAAGTTGGCTTCGGAAATACCCAGTGTTTGCACAATTCGCTGCAAGTATTGAGCATAGGTTGCGGCATCGCGAATATGTCGGATCACGGGTTTGGTTACCACCTCGATCAAGGGCACACCCCCTTTGTTGAAATCGACCAAGGTTTGTTTCCGTTCGTGCATCAGCTTGGCGGCATCTTCTTCAATGTGCACTTGCTCGATTTCCACTTGGAAAGCGGTGCCATTGTCGCGGAAACATTCCACCAAACCATCAGGGATAATCGGTTTTTGGAATTGAGTAAGCTGGAAATTTTTCGGTAAATCGGGATATTCGTAATGCTTTCTGTCCCAATGAATGACTTCGTTTTTGAAGGAAGAATTAATCGCTTTTCCAAAACGAATGGCTTTGCGAATGGCTTCTTGGTTTATGGCGGGCAATACCCCCATTTGCCCGGTACATACAGCACAAATATGGACATTGGGCTCACTGGCTTCTTCGTTGGGGCAGGTACAAAAAAGCTTTGATCGCGTATTCAGGCGAATATGCGTTTCTAAACCAATGACCAGTTCGAGTCCAGCACTTTCGAGCTCTTGAGAGAGTTTTTCTATATCCATTTTTAAATCAAATCGTTTAGCAAGTTGGCGAATTGCAATACTTTTTCGTCGCCATCTTTATTGGCTGTGATCTGCACACCGGTTTCGGGCCCGAAAGGAGCCGAGAGTGTGGGAAGACCGCCCAAGCTGAAACCCACCGTATAGGCATCTGATAAATACATGGCCAATGGGTCTTTCAGGGTTTCGCCGACCTTGGGTACAGGCGTGAGGGAAACAGGAGACAAGATGATGTCTACTTCTGCGAATTCTTCAACAAATCTTCTTTCGATTTCATCCCGTAGTTGCCTCGATTTCAGGTAAATCGCTTCGGCATG
Encoded proteins:
- the gatB/aspS gene encoding bifunctional amidotransferase subunit GatB/aspartate--tRNA ligase AspS — its product is MDIEKLSQELESAGLELVIGLETHIRLNTRSKLFCTCPNEEASEPNVHICAVCTGQMGVLPAINQEAIRKAIRFGKAINSSFKNEVIHWDRKHYEYPDLPKNFQLTQFQKPIIPDGLVECFRDNGTAFQVEIEQVHIEEDAAKLMHERKQTLVDFNKGGVPLIEVVTKPVIRHIRDAATYAQYLQRIVQTLGISEANLEKGEFKSDVSVSLRKAGSSDLNPRTEIKNLNSFKFMVEALCEEISKQLAYFQEHGDFRPDQTTVLFDEALKQTKTMRKKEFAADYRYAVEPDIPFVDIKEEVVQIQIDEKLLPFAIESNLIKGGVRPQDAKFFTSDPARSSLFLAINEKVDDTLFVAKTLLNNLKAEDYEKVSKASDLAEMFAALKAEKITVILLQQAIEQWLQDADFDYKAFFADHSIDDSKIDHTIADVIAQNKTIAEEIKSGNQGKAGILVGKVLQVIGKGASGKLIREKILAQLSGTQQTSQSDQKETIGEKQSRKEQEEEMPSRFTEIVVKDQYRTHANDEITEALLGQEVVVAGWVASVRDHGDLVFVDLRDNSYEVLQIRLDRQQFPHLDDLSRLKPESVIMTKGTIIKRAEDDFNAGIKTGELELNALALDVLNAAKTLPFEIKRADKTNENVRFKYKFLDHRSAENRRAIINRHKVIKMIRDVLDQEEFIEVETPILTAGTDEGAREFIVPSRKFPGKFYTLPQAPQQFKQMLMVGGFEKYFQIARCFRDEDSRGDRQPEFTQLDIEMAFVSMQDIIDVNTHLFNTLVKEIYGNKWKLFPFQVLTYAEAMEKYGTDRPDLRFGLELKTITEIVRETEFQVFAKPIEEGGIVKCIKVPGSVQKTRLSKGQIEKLTAIAQEHGLGGLAYIIVNEDELQSPIIKFLGEDICAKIIEETEAQVGDIVFFSAADAKTANKALDAVRQELGKILKLVKPKELHPAWIIDFPFFELTDEGNWTFTHNPFSMPSIADLDKHMKGENIGEIIAQQYDMVLNGYEIGGGSVRAHKSEILEATYRNMGYNKEEMKMSVGHMYEAFQYGAPPHGGIAWGVDRLMMILEKKNSIREVMAFPKTGSGEDLMFNSPSKLSEKKILEANIKSTAKQ